From the genome of Ziziphus jujuba cultivar Dongzao chromosome 6, ASM3175591v1, one region includes:
- the LOC107404625 gene encoding uncharacterized protein LOC107404625, with product MEGRNGGTISSSTSTSGIAVTNLRRPSQRIRIENPFALKVGQVFTGFGIGCGVGIGVGRPINIGSIPVVNQVMSATRGATDAFSGVSRHVNSSLKKLGAKNIEAGIGCGVGFGHGFGVGLALKPGVLNQIQFHVVQAMTKMMMKVGIVPNLPIDQGAISSSLQGGMNIINASSTQNPMGSIMQLATKQTDDTSQGMLGHGNKTTGSVHETFMSKNTSADSTFGSRTEKVINSFLQNPVLKREENETNEVAGRLRSENNLLHMVMKHQQVIEELKEENEKLRQILVEELKIPPSKLQASYSSKNSYPCTDCFDCRRKQRKK from the exons ATGGAGGGTAGAAATGGCGGTACTATTAGTAGTAGTACCAGTACCAGTGGCATTGCAGTGACCAATCTGAGAAGGCCAAGTCAGCGAATCCGAATAGAGAATCCTTTTGCGTTGAAAGTGGGTCAAGTGTTTACGGGTTTTGGCATCGGCTGCGGTGTTGGTATCGGCGTGGGGCGCCCCATAAATATAG GTTCAATACCAGTAGTAAACCAAGTCATGAGTGCCACAAGAGGTGCGACTGATGCATTTTCTGGTGTTAGTAGACATGTAAATAGCTCT TTGAAGAAGCTGGGAGCGAAGAATATTGAAGCTGGCATTGGATGTGGAGTTGGCTTCGGTCATGGTTTTGGAGTTG GCCTAGCTCTGAAGCCTGGGGTGTTGAATCAGATTCAGTTTCATGTTGTT CAAGCAATgacaaagatgatgatgaaggttGGAATTGTTCCCAATTTACCCATCGACCAAGGTGCCATTTCAAGTTCTTTGCAAGGTGGTATGAATATAATAAATGCTTCCTCAACCCAAAACCCAATGGGAAGTATCATGCAGCTGGCAACAAAACAAACAGACGACACATCACAGGGCATGCTTGGACATGGAAATAAAACTACAGGTTCAGTCCATGAAACTTTTATGTCAAAAAACACTTCAGCTGACTCAACTTTTGGTAGTCGTACAGAAAAGGTTATCAACAGTTTTCTGCAGAATCCTGTTTTGAAAAGAGAGGAAAACGAGACAAATGAAGTG GCTGGGCGGTTGAGGTCAGAGAACAACTTGCTTCACATG GTCATGAAACACCAGCAAGTCATCGAAGAGCTCAAGGAGGAGAATGAGAAGCTTCGGCAGATACTAGTAGAAGAATTGAAAATACCTCCTAGCAAGCTGCAAGCAAGTTATTCAAGTAAAAATAGTTATCCTTGTACTGATTGTTTCGATTGTAGAAGGAAACAGAGGAAAAAATAG